A genomic stretch from Poecile atricapillus isolate bPoeAtr1 chromosome 10, bPoeAtr1.hap1, whole genome shotgun sequence includes:
- the LOC131582760 gene encoding hydrocephalus-inducing protein homolog has translation MGNEGERVGTEGERAGTEGERAGTEARPAPPARPGSFQSPARPGAVQSPARPGSIPGSVPSPARFNPLPGPGDRARGCGVTANAASAAVALLLQALSVQNALLAGCSQPGRGHEAALGDSPREFSQRIASFQLAEHWSLRGYPEFRLKLTPSAFQKEMSLTTKQRLAIAKKLSLPQIVQPEDKHETSHQKFLAADPEQSSFQPCPPEVVFQNYTPGEVCEVPLVLRNMDKVPHVLKVTLESSPYFQLVGPNDACRKVPPGLSMTVRILFTPEQNKDYFHQVTCITEREEFIVPIRAIGARAILGFPDQLDFSEQPVKCSAQKVLLVRNVGNRAAHYQLSTQSPFSVIPAMGALGVGDSMQVTVEFHPLKTGEHCASLVVHYDTGEATHTSLHGRAVDVPIRLDRSTVTFDKTFVTLSNRTTVLIHNLSNITARFQLKAADTEGEEEQLKLRQYRRLCEQEKDKLSVLLKEYGVETTRREHFALLIRSIWSEKAKVRGDAMLFQDDIFSLEPKEGEIGPNSSAEISVFFKPQEARVYKQTVYCDISGCEKRLPLVLTGEGLGPQLDFYYKEVDIGEIFVSGNNRFEAALFNSGPIEAPFSLTPPSTAMGSCFTFQPQEGIVAPNALQVIRISFCTTILGVFEEEFSFRVTKAPKPATLTIRGCVIPPTFHFDVPALHFGDVSFGFPRTLQCCLFNTSLVPMTFHLHIPGDGFGEPSINASSLNPASPSWGKESDCLMKPREFNIRPCRGTVRALGSMDIKVTLCSNTAREYKLEMVMDVEGVGQKVFALPLTARCIVPPLRVLDPVVKFDHCCLTVPYEEKLTLVNDSDFPGCYCILPQENKEKAAAWYSSSEPSGIIKAHSSVEIPITLEAQVLGKCDIPAELAVFGRERSPLVIHLECVGQGPVVYVYPRQINFGTIPVVQDSVKTLHLSNQSAIPAIFRAEMAGKRSCWRVEPNKGVVAPNSELLVAVIANLNDTKKFQDSVTVFIENSLTTTISVQAVGIGTTIVTDKPLVPALDLKSHFSFTPCCYKFKMTNKGRQTHQLYWSTEGFHAFRQNTRPPALKGSRSKDASQTPRPGSPVFKLRPLMTDLRPGQTVEMVLEGCSSTVQEVKERLLCHAVVGKTKAKKQIMQVDVTCKFICPSVQMSTKAITFRVEKKPSDILMPQYKPLSLRNTCSLPLSIVLDLKQPFLICNRDQQPLPADSKPMTLDVGEELHLCIQFNPAYKKDLKSWVAEKVLRLRFVGHPREEHITVRGEVYFPNLHLQAEAVDFGCIINDTEQELCMEMSNCSPIPVQYHWSFLTDSQVNTIRFLPSPPEFKPQSSKKEGVFQRRYSKIKSVEEPTETPESTLDSAWEDSAQEDSAQEYSAQEDSAEEDSSEVDSAHESSDQEDSAHENSDQEAPAPEDPAQEDPAQEDRAQEAPAQEDPAQEDPAQEDPAQEPADAEDPLKAEELPSTAVEPQRQVRRRRGLSQFSEMKRLNLGMQEVFDVRPLWGELQPGQSHLVTFSFFGYANIVARVRALCHVEGGPTYEVVLTGQASCPSYQLDVEEIDWGLQVFTKVLQAEVTLRNTGVIEFTYVVPNSSTGTAANPLPGVPVVMPTTGSIAPGEKQVLKVYYLPGKQGVFCKTFQVQVAYLEPAEIFLKGEGTLSGITKDLPRKSSKGKRKKRNLKKEKRKRDESSAIHPEDKP, from the exons ATGGGGAACGAGGGGGAACGAGTGGGGACCGAGGGGGAACGAGCGGGGACCGAGGGGGAACGAGCGGGGACCGAGGCGCGCCCGGCACCACCGGCGCGGCCCGGCTCGTTTCAatccccggcccggcccggcgcggtTCAATCCCCTGCCCGGCCCGGTTCAATCCCCGGCTCGGTTCCATCCCCGGCCCGGTTCAAtcccctgcccggccccggcgATCGGGCCCGTGGTTGCGGGGTAACCGCGAACGCGGCCAGCGCGGCTGTGGcgctgctgctccaggctctgtccGTGCAGAACGCGCTCCTGGCTGGGTGTTCGCAGCCTGGGCGCGGGCACGAGGCTGCTCTGGGCGATTCGCCGAGAGAATTTTCACAGAGAATTGCGAGTTTTCAATTGGCAGAGCATTGGTCTCTGCGAGGATATCCTGAATTTCGTTTGAAG CTGACTCCCTCTGCCTTCCAGAAGGAGATGTCTCTCACCACCAAGCAGAGGCTGGCCATAGCTAAGAAGCTGAGTCTGCCTCAGATTGTCCAGCCTGAAGACAAGCATGAGACCTCCCATCAGAAG TTCTTGGCAGCTgacccagagcagagctcattTCAGCCTTGCCCACCAGAGGTGGTGTTCCAGAACTACACCCCTGGTGAGGTCTGTGAAGTGCCTCTGGTTCTGAGGAACATGGACAAG GTTCCTCATGTGCTGAAGGTCACCTTGGAGAGCTCACCTTATTTCCAGCTGGTGGGCCCCAATGATGCCTGCCGCAAGGTGCCACCGGGCCTCTCCATGACCGTCCGCATCCTCTTCACCCCTGAGCAGAACAAG GATTATTTCCACCAGGTCACCTGCATTACTGAAAGGGAAGAGTTCATTGTGCCAATTCGGGCCATTGGTGCCCGAGCCATCCTGGGCTTCCCTGACCAGCTGGACTTCTCAGAGCAGCCAGTCAAGTGCAGCGCTCAGAAGGTTCTGCTGGTTCGCAATGTCGGTAACCGAGCAGCTCATTACCAGCTGAGCACCCAGAG CCCTTTCTCTGTCATTCCGGCCATGGGAGCTCTGGGCGTTGGTGACAGCATGCAGGTGACAGTGGAATTTCACCCACTGAAGACTGGCGAGCACTGCGCGTCCCTGGTGGTGCACTACGACACAG GTGAAGCCACCCACACAAGCCTTCATGGAAGAGCTGTGGATGTCCCCATCAGGCTGGACAGGAGCACTGTGACATTTGATAAGACCTTTGTCACGCTGTCCAACCGAACGACTGTGCTCATCCACAACCTCAGTAATATCACAGCCCGCTTCCAGTTGAAGGCTGCTGATactgagggagaggaggagcagctgaagctgaG gcagtaTCGCAGGCTCTGTGAGCAGGAAAAGGACAAGTTGTCAGTTCTGCTGAAGGAGTATGGAGTGGAGACAACTCGCAGAGAACACTTTGCCCTTCTCATTCGCAGCATCTGGAGTGAGAAGGCAAAGGTGAGAGGAGATGCCATGCTGTTCCAGGATGACATTTTCTCTCTTGAGCCAAAG GAGGGCGAGATCGGGCCGAACAGTTCAGCTGAAATCAGCGTGTTCTTTAAGCCCCAGGAGGCCCGGGTCTATAAACAAACAGTTTACTGTGATATCTCAG GCTGTGAGAAGAGGCTGCCCCTGGTCCTCACTGGGGAAGGACTCGGGCCCCAGCTCGACTTCTACTATAAGGAAGTGGACATTGGGGAGATTTTTGTCAGCGGAAACAACCGCTTTGAG gcagccctgTTTAACAGTGGGCCTATTGAGGCTCCCTTCAGCCTCACCCCTCCAAGCACAGCCATGGGCTCCTGCTTCACCTTCCAGCCCCAGGAGGGCATCGTGGCACCAAATGCGCTCCAGGTCATCCGGATCTCCTTCTGTACCACCATCCTGGGGGTCTTTGAGGAAGAATTCAGCTTCCGTGTGACTAAAGCCCCTAAGCCTGCAACCTTGACTATCAG GGGCTGTGTCATACCACCGACTTTCCATTTTGATGTGCCCGCCCTCCACTTCGGTGATGTCTCCTTTG GTTTTCCTCGCACCTTGCAGTGTTGCCTGTTCAACACCTCCCTGGTACCCATGACCTTCCACCTCCACATTCCTGGGGACGGTTTTGGAGAGCCCAGCATCAACGCCTCTAGTCTCAATCCCGCTAGCCCGTCTTGGGGGAAGGAATCCGATTGTCTTATGAAGCCAAGGGAATTTAACATACGTCCCTGCAGAGGGACCGTCCGTGCCCTGGGATCCATGGATATCAAG GTCACTCTGTGTTCCAACACGGCCAGAGAGTACAAGCTGGAGATGGTGATGGACGTGGAAGGTGTTGGCCAGAAGGTGTTTGCACTGCCCCTCACAGCCAG ATGCATCGTTCCTCCACTGAGAGTGCTCGACCCTGTTGTGAAGTTCGACCACTGCTGTCTAACGGTGCCCTACGAGGAGAAGCTGACCCTTGTGAACGACAGTGACTTTCCTGGCTGCTACTGTATTCTCCCTCAG gaaaacaaggagaaagCTGCTGCATGGTACTCCAGCTCTGAGCCATCTGGGATTATCAAGGCTCACAGCTCGGTGGAGATCCCAATCACACTCGAGGCCCAGGTGCTGGGAAAGTGCGACATCCCTGCTGAGCTGGCCGTGTTTGGGAGAGAAAGATCCCCACTG GTAATCCATTTAGAGTGCGTTGGCCAGGGACCGGTTGTCTATGTCTATCCCAGGCAGATAAACTTTGGCACTATCCCTGTCGTACAAGACAGTGTCAAAACTCTCCATCTCTCCAATCAGAGTGCCATTCCTGCAATCTTCCGGGCAGAGATG GCTGGGAAACGCTCCTGCTGGAGGGTTGAACCCAATAAAGGGGTGGTGGCCCCTAATAGTGAGCTGCTTGTTGCTGTCATAGCAAACCTGAATGACACAAAGAAATTCCAGGATAGCGTGACGGTGTTCATTGAGAACAGCCTTACGACCACCATCTCTGTCCAGGCTGTGGGCATTGGCACCACAATTGTCACCGACAAGCCTCTGGTTCCTGCCCTCGACTTGAAGTCCCACTTCAG CTTCACTCCCTGCTGTTACAAATTCAAAATGACCAACAAAGGGAGACAAACGCATCAGCTGTACTGGAGCACAGAAGGGTTCCACGCCTTTCGGCAGAATACTCGTCCCCCTGCCCTCAAGGGCAGCAGGAGTAAAGACGCTTCCCAGACCCCCAGACCTGGCAGCCCCGTGTTTAAGCTGCGGCCGCTGATGACGGACCTGAGGCCAGGCCAGACTGTGGAGATGGTGCTGGaaggctgctccagcactgtCCAG GAGGTGAAGGAGCggctgctgtgccatgctgtggtggggaaaacaaaagcaaagaagcaGATCATGCAAGTGGATGTCACCTGCAAGTTCATTTGCCCTTCTGTGCAAATGTCGACCAAAGCAATAACATTCCGTGTGGAAAAG AAACCCAGTGACATCCTCATGCCCCAGTACAAGCCTTTGTCTTTAAGAAACACCTGTTCGCTGCCATTAAGCATTGTGCTGGACTTGAAGCAGCCATTCCTAATCTGCAACAGGGACCAGCAGCCCCTTCCTGCGGATTCCAAG CCCATGACACTGGATGTAGGAGAGGAACTTCATCTCTGCATCCAGTTTAACCCAGCTTATAAGAAGGATTTGAAGAGCTGGGTGGCAGAGAAGGTTCTCAGGCTGCGCTTTGTGGGGCATCCTCGTGAGGAACACATCACTGTTCGGGGAGAAGTCTACTTCCCCAACCTCCATCTCCAGGCCGAGGCTGTGGACTTTGGCTGCATCATTAATGACACGGAACAAGAGTTGTGTATGGAGATGAGCAACTGCAGCCCAATTCCTGTCCAGTACCACTGGTCATTCCTGACAGACAGCCAGGTGAACACCATAAG GTTCCTCCCTTCACCACCTGAATTCAAACCCCAGTCATCAAAGAAGGAGGGAGTGTTTCAAAGGAGATACTCCAAGATTAAAAGTGTGGAGGAGCCAACTGAAACCCCGGAATCAACACTGGATTCTGCCTGGGAAGATTCTGCCCAGGAGGATTCTGCCCAGGAATACTCTGCCCAGGAGGATTCTGCTGAGGAGGATTCTTCTGAGGTAGATTCTGCTCATGAGAGTTCTGACCAGGAGGATTCTGCTCATGAGAATTCTGATCAGGAGGCTCCTGCTCCCGAGGATCCAGCACAGGAGGATCCTGCACAGGAGGATCGTGCCCAGGAGGCTCCTGCCCAGGAGGATCCTGCACAGGAGGATCCTGCCCAGGAGGATCCTGCACAGGAGCCAGCAGATGCAGAGGACCCTCTGAAAGCAGAG GAGCTGCCATCCACTGCTGTGGAGCCTCAGAGGcaagtgaggaggaggagagggttGAGCCAGTTCTCAGAGATGAAGCGCCTCAACTTGGGAATGCAGGAG GTTTTTGATGTCCGGCCACTGTGGGGTGAGCTGCAGCCGGGACAGAGCCACCTGGTCACCTTCTCCTTCTTTGGCTACGCCAACATCGTTGCCCGTGTCAGGGCTCTGTGCCACGTGGAGGGAGGCCCCACCTACGAGGTGGTGCTGACCGGGCAGGCTTCGTGCCCCAGCTACCAACTGGACGTGGAGGAGATTGACTGGGGGCTGCAG GTGTTTACCAAAGTCCTCCAAGCAGAGGTCACCCTGCGCAACACCGGGGTCATTGAGTTCACTTACGTGGTGCCAAACTCCAGCACTGGCACTGCAGCAAACCCTCTGCCTGGTGTGCCCGTGGTCATGCCCACTACT GGTTCCATTGCACCTGGCGAAAAGCAAGTGCTGAAAGTCTATTACCTGCCAGGAAAGCAGGGAGTCTTCTGCAAGACTTTCCAGGTCCAGGTGGCTTATCTGGAACCAGCAGAAATCTTCCTAAAAGGAGAGGGGACCTTGTCTGGAATCACCAAGGACCTACCCCGGAAAAGTTCGAAAG gaaagaggaagaaaagaaacctgaagaaagaaaaaaggaagagggaTGAATCATCTGCCATCCACCCTG AAGACAAACCCTGA